A window of Solanum stenotomum isolate F172 chromosome 3, ASM1918654v1, whole genome shotgun sequence contains these coding sequences:
- the LOC125858714 gene encoding miraculin-like, producing the protein MKSINILSFLLVSTTLSLVAFSHEFSISDNNGNVVSPPVLHMDGEPLKIDEEYSIITGDYMLGPPPRFVITGGTLGIPGPNTLKNWFKIVKYETGRPNSYKLTYCPSKYMCPTCQFDCADVGLYEDRGYTRLALNNMPYPFGFSKVNKNDA; encoded by the exons atgaaGTCGATTAATATATTGAGTTTCCTGTTGGTTTCAACTACCCTCTCTTTGGTTGCCTTTTCTCATGAATTTTCCATTTCTGATAATAATGGGAATGTTGTATCCCCTCCCGTGCTGCACATGGACGGCGAACCACTCAAGATAGACGAGGAGTACTCCATTATCA CTGGTGATTACATGCTAGGGCCACCACCTAGGTTTGTTATAACTGGTGGTACCTTAGGAATTCCAGGACCTAATACCTTAAAGAACTGGTTCAAAATTGTGAAATATGAGACGGGGAGACCTAATTCTTACAAGTTAACGTATTGTCCTAGTAAATATATGTGTCCAACATGCCAATTTGATTGTGCAGATGTCGGATTGTACGAAGATAGGGGATACACCCGTCTGGCTCTCAATAACATGCCTTATCCCTTTGGCTTTAGCAAAGTAAACAAGAATGATGCATAG